A genome region from Candidatus Methanoperedens sp. includes the following:
- a CDS encoding PAS domain-containing protein, with product MTEKVKTSDNNKKQNPDLSKGDQNPGNTEEPSSQAWSETDKQDEKETFPIVGIGASAGGLEALEKFFANMPSDSEIAFIIVMHFDPKAKSVMPDILKRYTKMEVFQVEDGMKVRQNCVYIIPPNKDMAILHGILHLYEPIVHRGVRHPIDFFFRSLADDQKEKAICIILSGTGTEGTLGLKAIKGEGGMVIVQNIESALYDGMPRSAIATELVDFILPPEKIPEQLLNYVKQFYATGIRPAKVISEQIASHLQKIIILVRDNTGLDFSHYKQGTLIRRIERRMNLHQIDKIADYVHYLQENQPEIYILYKEFLIGVTSFFRDPDAFENLKKNSIPEVLKGRNYSQPVRCWVTACSTGEEAYSLAIIFREYMDEVKSNFKIQIFATDVDREAIEVARTGVYPENIAIDVSPERLSRFFVKKSDLPGYSIKKDIREMVVFAPQNVISDPPFLKIDLIICRNLLIYLVPDVQKKLLYLFHYSLNPAGFLFLGSSETIGELTDLYTAVDKKWKIFRSTGEKAHLPLIAPPVPAPRIEVTRPGEVRHGQARIAEQAEKILLDAYAPPCVIANEKGDILYIHGRTGKYLEPAPGRPSWNILEMAREGIRTELNIALHTAVTQKKDAIFRDLSVKTNGGYQTINLTIKPIREPETMAGLILVTFEDVPVHEHEVSEEKKAVYEPEELKKYVSNLEKELKSTRENLQATIEELQASNEELRSTNEELQSANEELQSTNEELNASKEELQSLNEELVTLNSEHQTKIEELSRTVSDLNNVISSSEIATIFLDGDSRIKGFTPAATRIINLIRTDIGRPIIDIATNLVYKDLSKDADEVLNTLVPRESEMQDTKNKKWYLMKILPYRTAENIIEGVVITFINITERKRCEKLEHDARVFTDNIIDTMRESVLVLDKDLKVIMANKSFYRTFQVSQEDTMNKHLYDTGNRQWDIPELKEKLEDVLQKGTALNDFVVEHEFSGTGRKVMLLNAHKIYQPEGAERILLAIEDITECLDRIYRMKINPVQNRYSDKL from the coding sequence ATGACTGAAAAGGTAAAGACATCAGATAACAACAAAAAGCAGAACCCGGATCTCTCAAAAGGAGACCAGAACCCCGGAAATACCGAAGAGCCTTCTTCTCAAGCCTGGAGCGAAACCGATAAACAAGATGAAAAGGAAACTTTCCCTATAGTGGGCATAGGTGCATCAGCAGGTGGACTTGAGGCTTTAGAGAAATTTTTTGCTAACATGCCTTCTGACAGCGAAATAGCTTTTATAATCGTTATGCACTTTGATCCCAAAGCCAAGAGCGTCATGCCTGATATATTAAAGAGATATACAAAAATGGAAGTCTTTCAGGTAGAAGACGGGATGAAGGTCAGGCAGAACTGCGTGTACATCATTCCACCCAACAAGGATATGGCAATTCTGCACGGGATACTGCATCTTTATGAACCCATAGTGCACAGGGGTGTCCGGCATCCAATAGATTTCTTTTTCAGATCATTAGCCGATGACCAGAAAGAAAAGGCTATCTGCATTATTCTCTCAGGAACAGGGACGGAAGGCACCCTGGGCTTGAAAGCCATAAAAGGTGAAGGAGGCATGGTCATTGTCCAGAACATAGAATCCGCACTCTATGACGGCATGCCCAGGAGCGCCATAGCCACGGAGCTTGTTGATTTCATCCTGCCGCCTGAGAAGATTCCTGAGCAACTGTTAAACTATGTAAAACAATTCTACGCTACAGGTATAAGACCCGCAAAAGTCATAAGCGAGCAGATTGCCAGTCATCTCCAGAAAATAATTATTCTTGTCCGGGATAACACAGGGCTGGATTTCTCCCACTACAAACAGGGTACTCTCATACGCAGGATAGAGCGGAGGATGAATCTTCACCAGATAGATAAAATAGCAGATTATGTCCATTACCTTCAGGAGAACCAGCCTGAGATTTATATTCTCTACAAAGAATTTTTAATTGGGGTTACCAGTTTTTTCAGGGATCCTGATGCTTTTGAGAACCTGAAAAAAAACTCAATACCGGAGGTACTGAAGGGCAGGAATTATTCTCAACCGGTGCGCTGCTGGGTGACTGCATGTTCCACCGGTGAAGAAGCCTATTCCTTAGCCATAATCTTCAGAGAATATATGGATGAGGTAAAGAGCAACTTCAAAATCCAGATCTTCGCCACCGATGTGGACAGGGAGGCGATTGAAGTAGCCCGTACCGGTGTTTATCCTGAGAACATCGCAATTGATGTATCTCCTGAGCGTTTGAGCCGTTTTTTTGTTAAAAAATCCGACCTGCCGGGCTACAGTATTAAGAAAGATATAAGAGAGATGGTGGTATTTGCACCCCAAAATGTCATAAGTGACCCACCTTTCTTAAAGATAGACCTTATCATTTGCAGGAACCTGTTGATTTACCTCGTCCCAGATGTACAGAAAAAACTATTGTATCTTTTCCACTATTCTTTAAACCCGGCCGGGTTCCTTTTCCTTGGAAGTTCAGAGACCATAGGAGAACTCACAGATCTCTATACTGCTGTTGATAAAAAATGGAAAATCTTCAGAAGCACAGGTGAGAAGGCACATTTACCTCTGATAGCACCACCAGTCCCTGCACCGAGGATTGAGGTTACCAGACCGGGTGAAGTAAGACATGGACAGGCAAGGATTGCAGAACAGGCAGAGAAAATACTGCTTGATGCCTACGCCCCTCCCTGCGTTATTGCGAATGAAAAAGGTGATATCCTCTATATCCACGGCAGAACTGGCAAATACCTTGAACCTGCACCTGGCAGACCGAGCTGGAATATACTTGAGATGGCGCGTGAAGGTATAAGAACGGAACTGAACATAGCACTTCACACAGCAGTAACGCAGAAAAAGGATGCCATCTTTCGGGATTTGAGCGTAAAGACAAACGGCGGTTATCAAACCATTAATTTAACTATAAAGCCCATCAGGGAGCCGGAAACCATGGCCGGGCTGATACTGGTCACTTTTGAGGATGTACCGGTGCATGAACATGAAGTATCAGAAGAAAAAAAAGCGGTCTATGAGCCAGAAGAGCTTAAAAAGTATGTTTCGAATCTGGAAAAGGAATTGAAATCCACAAGGGAGAACCTCCAGGCAACAATAGAGGAATTGCAGGCTTCCAACGAGGAGCTAAGATCGACAAATGAGGAGCTACAATCAGCAAATGAGGAACTGCAGAGCACAAACGAGGAGCTGAATGCATCCAAAGAGGAGCTGCAGTCGCTCAACGAGGAGCTGGTAACTCTCAACTCAGAGCATCAGACCAAGATTGAAGAGTTGTCAAGAACCGTGAGCGACCTGAACAATGTCATCTCAAGCAGTGAGATCGCTACCATCTTTCTGGATGGCGATTCACGCATTAAAGGTTTTACTCCGGCTGCCACAAGGATAATAAACCTGATCAGGACTGATATCGGAAGACCAATCATCGATATTGCCACGAACCTGGTGTACAAGGATCTGAGTAAAGATGCAGACGAAGTGCTCAACACTTTAGTACCCAGGGAGTCAGAGATGCAGGATACCAAAAATAAAAAGTGGTACCTGATGAAAATTTTACCCTACCGGACTGCTGAAAACATTATTGAAGGTGTTGTTATTACATTCATTAATATCACAGAGCGAAAGAGATGTGAGAAATTAGAGCATGATGCCAGAGTATTTACTGACAACATCATAGATACAATGCGCGAGTCTGTTCTGGTGCTAGATAAAGACCTGAAAGTTATAATGGCCAATAAGTCTTTTTACAGGACATTTCAGGTTTCGCAGGAAGACACTATGAACAAACACCTCTACGACACAGGCAACCGCCAGTGGGACATCCCGGAGTTGAAAGAAAAGCTTGAGGATGTCTTACAGAAAGGCACTGCGCTCAATGATTTCGTAGTTGAACATGAGTTTTCCGGCACAGGGCGAAAGGTAATGCTGCTCAATGCACACAAGATATATCAGCCGGAGGGCGCAGAGAGAATACTCCTGGCTATTGAAGACATTACTGAATGTTTGGACAGGATTTACAGGATGAAAATTAATCCTGTCCAGAATAGATATTCAGACAAGCTCTAA
- a CDS encoding response regulator, whose translation MELEMQNEELRRTQSELEDSRNRYSNLYDFAPIGYFTFDKNGLIIEVNLTGANKLRIERSFLIKTPFSLYVDFNSKDVFYRHLRNVFRTKTRQSCEIRLVDKNKNQFDVQLESLAVQDREGNFSQCRTAIIDITERKRLESQLLRAQRMESIGILSGGIAHNLNNMLTPMMLSLRMLKEKFKDEQSQKLLTILEMNSQRSADLIKQVMSFARGVEGERKPLEVTHLISEIEKIAEETFPRDIKLQTDVPDDLFTISGDATQLHQVIMNLCVNARDAMPGGGVLSIIASNFFVDKNYVMMHTDAKVGSYVVIAVSDTGTGISPKIMDRIFEPFFTTKEHGKGTGLGLSTALAIVKSHGGFINVYSEIGKGTAFRIYLPAIKTEIAEIHKVCEERKQPELLAGKGEWILVVEDEEAIRNVTFSILEDNGYKVLNANDGAEAVALYAGNIDKIKVILMDMMMPVMDGQSSIRAIRRINPDVKIIAVSGLTEKDRLAKVSDLADAFLPKPYTTGKLLKTIHEVLCAK comes from the coding sequence ATGGAACTGGAAATGCAGAACGAAGAGCTTCGCAGGACACAGAGCGAACTTGAAGACTCACGCAACAGGTATTCTAACCTATATGATTTCGCTCCAATAGGTTATTTTACTTTTGATAAAAACGGGCTTATCATAGAAGTAAACCTAACTGGTGCTAATAAATTAAGAATAGAGAGGAGTTTTTTGATTAAAACACCGTTTTCTCTTTACGTGGATTTTAATAGTAAAGATGTGTTTTATCGCCATCTGCGTAATGTTTTTAGAACCAAAACCAGGCAAAGTTGCGAAATTAGACTTGTGGATAAGAATAAGAATCAATTCGATGTCCAGCTGGAGAGCCTTGCAGTGCAGGATAGAGAGGGTAACTTCAGCCAATGTAGAACAGCGATAATCGACATCACAGAGAGAAAAAGGCTTGAATCGCAGTTATTGCGGGCGCAGCGGATGGAGAGCATAGGCATTCTTTCAGGCGGCATAGCGCATAATCTTAACAATATGCTCACGCCAATGATGCTGTCTCTGCGTATGCTAAAGGAAAAATTCAAAGATGAACAGAGCCAGAAATTGCTTACTATCCTTGAAATGAACTCCCAGCGCAGTGCTGATTTAATAAAGCAGGTCATGTCATTTGCACGGGGTGTTGAAGGTGAACGCAAACCTCTTGAGGTAACACATCTTATATCTGAAATTGAGAAAATTGCAGAAGAGACATTCCCAAGAGATATCAAACTCCAGACTGATGTACCGGATGATCTCTTTACCATCTCAGGAGATGCCACACAGTTGCACCAGGTTATAATGAATTTGTGCGTGAATGCCCGTGATGCCATGCCAGGTGGCGGTGTATTGAGTATCATAGCCTCGAATTTTTTTGTTGATAAGAACTATGTGATGATGCATACCGATGCAAAGGTTGGTTCTTACGTTGTCATTGCAGTCTCGGATACCGGAACAGGTATTTCTCCTAAAATAATGGATAGGATTTTTGAACCGTTTTTCACAACAAAGGAGCATGGCAAAGGCACAGGTCTTGGTCTTTCAACTGCTCTTGCGATAGTGAAAAGCCACGGCGGATTCATTAATGTGTATAGCGAAATCGGGAAAGGAACAGCATTCAGAATATATTTGCCTGCGATTAAAACAGAAATAGCTGAAATACACAAGGTATGTGAGGAGCGGAAACAACCTGAATTGCTCGCAGGAAAAGGGGAATGGATTCTTGTTGTTGAAGATGAAGAAGCAATTCGTAATGTTACTTTTTCGATATTGGAAGATAACGGGTATAAAGTGCTTAATGCTAACGATGGTGCAGAAGCAGTAGCATTGTATGCTGGAAATATAGATAAAATCAAAGTTATTCTAATGGATATGATGATGCCGGTAATGGATGGCCAGTCAAGCATCCGGGCGATCCGGAGAATTAATCCCGATGTCAAGATCATTGCAGTAAGCGGATTGACAGAAAAAGATAGACTTGCGAAAGTCTCAGACCTTGCAGATGCTTTTTTGCCAAAACCTTACACCACCGGGAAGTTACTCAAAACCATACATGAGGTTTTGTGTGCAAAATAG